In Oncorhynchus mykiss isolate Arlee chromosome 1, USDA_OmykA_1.1, whole genome shotgun sequence, the following proteins share a genomic window:
- the LOC110530670 gene encoding WASH complex subunit 2C isoform X3 — protein MFEFPSSDYLVNAAVDKPQKNMCARTSQNVEIINRTVLTGKPKSKQESTTLSKRMSGLPVGMANVPSKSNHTGKDGQVWERLWTLEEMRQTSANWSLAADSGLFLFLQDFSQRMLSKTHEIEKQLDGLIRDTKATDCCMHTVFNHFLMLSNTQFIENRVYDEEVEEEAVPKPEALERLPEQKTREQKEAQLIPKVQEAVNYGLMVLDSAFEQLDVKAGNSDSEDEEATDRVEPILEPKDLYVDRPLPYLIGSQLFMGQEDVGLGDLSSEEMSVDSDRDTVIVSEDGKDANQSDDDFDQDEEGPGTIKNKKLSMLSDEDEEGDSDIFGESDEDDDDRKSLCHIQNPRPSSFADELAARIKGEPISKPEGDRTSDEDDSEELFGPPKMEDEDFSPFGGKGGLFSGGRGLFDEGDLFSDPPKQPVAEEKITELVKPATKIPSGAVPIFPENSLFGTPNDSDSVEGRENGSLVKPIKTRTSAPRKTALGGLFDDEEDHFFTGESLNKSNSAGQEEPKQKTTVDLFGGGDEDGDIFSEMEEEEQIGPTIPKSQSKPEPTLQSKALLSIFVDEEDEDLFVSAKKSKSSQTEDATPQVKKPVSSALFSDDADHWMSSKHSAGKTGGMKSSDSNPYRLRSVKADPFDSLFDEYDDDLFAATKELSPKKPQRASLLFEDETEDGEDKGSLFVFTPAINNSSTLADPKAAAVASPALSRVHTDKPEVTASPPPVEKRRAEERAATGPEVQPLSSLLECSESKKKPVGAVSLFGGINVLGDRLGAAKQTKSPLDETDGDDFLSEGPPPMEKESKMKKNTVSLFDDEEGADWTVPISIPSKPATINTLKPAEERPHTKSSTGVFQDEELLFSHTQQRDNHPDVDIFATPDKFVKVSAKPSKPGKDEPSLKPSVTEPVTGSETNLVINPVALLPGLSPSPAWTQSPSDGGLSFDRPVPVAVLQCANKGRAKGSIRRRPQTRAARQMSAQSSVDQKNQGEDPAGHSPTLPHPTQPSLALLNLTLPRPSLPNQAPTTGLPSFLPASLPSQPPLTDVSVRPSVLTLPVSNTPLKRDFSMGSKVKVLPSPDEADLFGSVPALAPVPKLATKTTEGELTPKKEKEATPPSLFDDPMGDLFQKVKPRSAKASSFLEEDEEGIFVLGKSSTPTTKITAGRKVTKAGSNSTPKQNLLVIIDEAETTPKAHKDKSLDTSLFDDKVDIFADLTATSKPKEKFKKAETKSIFHDDMDDVFSPSTVKPMAKQPPSKFRKSPPSQDTSAADGLGNIFDDPLDALGGN, from the exons ATGttcgagtttcctagttccgactaccTCGTGAACGCGGCAGTAGACAAGCCTCAAAAAAATATGTGTGCTCGAACGTCACAAAATGTCGAAATAATAAATCGTACTGTTTTGACGGGAAAGCCAAAGTCCAAACAGGAATCAACCACGCTGTCGAAAAGA ATGAGCGGGTTGCCGGTTGGCATGGCAAATGTCCCCAGCAAGAGCAATCACACAGGGAAGGATGGCCAGGTGTGGGAGAGACTCTGGACCTTGGAAGAGATGCGACAGACCAGCGCCAACTGGTCCCTGGCTGCAGACTCAGGA CTCTTCCTGTTCCTGCAAGACTTCTCCCAGAGGATGCTGTCAAAGACTCATGAGATAGAGAAGCAGCTGGATGGACTGATCAGAGACACCAAGGCCACAGACTGTTGCATGCACACCGTATTCAACCATTTCCTCATGCTCTCCAACACACAATTCATTGAAAAC AGAGTGTatgatgaggaggtggaggaggaggcggTGCCAAAGCCTGAGGCCTTGGAGAGACTGCCTGAGCAG AAGACTCGTGAGCAGAAGGAAGCCCAGCTGATTCCTAAGGTCCAGGAAGCAGTGAACTACGGTCTGATGGTGCTGGACTCTGCATTTGAGCAGCTAGACGTAAAGGCAGGAAACTCTGACTCGGAGGACGAGGAGGCCACAGACAGAGTGGAGCCCATACTGGAGCCCAAG GACCTGTATGTGGACAGGCCTTTACCATATCTGATTGGCTCTCAGCTCTTTATGGGGCAAGAAGACGTTGGACTGGGAGACCTCTCCAGTGAAG AAATGTCAGTCGACAGTGATCGCGACACCGTCATTGTGAGCGAAGATGGCAAAGATGCTAAC CAATCAGACGATGACTTCGACCAGGATGAGGAGGGGCCAGGCACCATTAAGAATAAG AAGTTGTCTATGTTGAGTGATGAGGACGAGGAGGGAGATTCAGACATATTCGGAGAATCAGACGAAGATGATGATGACAGAAAG TCTTTGTGTCACATTCAGAACCCAAGACCATCATCCTTTGCTGATGAGCTGGCCGCCAGAATCAAAGGGGAACCTATCAGCAAGCCAGAGGGAGATCGCACAT CTGATGAAGATGACAGCGAGGAGTTATTCGGGCCACCCAAGATGGAGGACGAGGACTTCTCTccgtttggaggaaaagggggccTCTTCAGTGGAGGGAGAGGACTGTTTGATGAG GGGGATCTGTTCTCTGATCCACCTAAACAGCCTGTAGCAGAGGAGAAGATCACAG AACTTGTCAAGCCTGCTACGAAGATTCCTTCAGGGGCTGTTCCAATTTTCCCAG AGAACAGCCTGTTTGGCACTCCTAATGACTCTGACTCAGTGGAGGGTAGAGAGAACGGCAGTCTAGTCAAACCCATCAAGACTCGGACATCAGCCCCTAGAAAGACCGCTTTAGGGGGGCTGTTTGACGATGAGGAGGATCACTTCTTCACCGGCGAAAGCCTTAATAAATCCAACTCAG CTGGACAGGAGGAACCCAAGCAGAAGACGACAGTGGATCTGTTTGGAGGAGGTGATGAGGATGGTGACATCTTCagtgagatggaggaggaagaacag ATAGGTCCAACCATCCCTAAGAGTCAGTCCAAGCCGGAACCGACACTTCAGAGCAAAGCTCTTCTGTCCATATTTGTTGACGAGGAGGATGAG GATCTGTTTGTGTCTGCGAAGAAGTCTAAATCAAGCCAAACTGAAGATGCCACACCACAAGTCAAGAAACCTGTCTCTAGTGCCCTCTTCAGTGATGACGCG GACCATTGGATGAGCTCCAAGCATAGTGCAGGAAAGACTGGAGGGATGAAGTCCAGTGATAGCAACCCTTATCGTCTACGCAGTGTCAAAGCAGATCCTTTCGACAGCCTGTTCGATGAGTATGATGACGATCTCTTTGCTGCTACCAAGGAGTTGAG TCCGAAGAAGCCACAGAGAGCGTCTCTCCTGTTTGAAGATGAGACTGAGGATGGTGAAGATAAGGGATCCCTCTTCGTCTTCACACCAGCCATCAACAACAGCTCTACTCTAGCTGACCCTAAA GCTGCTGCTGTGGCCTCCCCAGCCCTCTCACGGGTCCACACAGACAAACCTGAGGTGACGGCATCACCTCCCCCAGTGGAGAAGAGGCGTGCAGAGGAGAGGGCAGCGACGGGTCCTGAGGTACAGCCCCTGTCCTCTCTATTAGAGTGCAGTGAGAGTAAGAAGAAGCCAGTAGGGGCCGTCAGTCTGTTTGGAGGGATCAACGTGCTGGGAGACCGACTGGGAGCAGCCAAG CAGACTAAGAGCCCATTGGACGAGACGGATGGTGATGACTTCCTGTCTGAGGGCCCGCCCCCCATGGAAAAGGAGTCCAAAATGAAGAAGAACACCGTCAGTCTGTTTGATGATGAGGAGGGTGCTGACTGGACTGTCCCCATCTCCATACCTAGCAAACCAGCTACCATAAACACACTAAAG CCTGCAGAGGAGCGTCCTCATACCAAGAGCAGTACCGGGGTGTTCCAGGATGAGGAACTGCTCTTCAGTCACACTCAGCAGAGAGACAACCACCCTGACGTTGACATCTTCGCCACGCCTGACAAGTTTGTG AAAGTATCGGCGAAGCCCAGTAAACCCGGTAAAGACGAGCCATCCCTAAAACCTTCTGTCACAGAACCAGTCACAGGGAGTGAG ACCAACCTGGTGATCAACCCTGTTGCCCTCCTACCAGGCCTCAGCCCCAGTCCAGCATGGACCCAGTCCCCCAGCGACGGAGGGCTTAGCTTCGACCGCCCTGTACCGGTGGCTGTGCTACAGTGTGCCAACAAG GGTCGAGCTAAAGGCTCCATCCGCCGCAGGCCCCAGACCAGGGCAGCACGGCAGATGTCAGCACAGAGCTCCGTGGACCAGAAAAACCAGGGAGAGGACCCGGCCGGACACAGCCCAACCCTACCTCATCCAACCCAGCCTAGTTTGGCACTACTTAACTTAACCCTGCCCCGGCCTAGTCTACCCAACCAAGCCCCAACCACTGGCTTACCCTCCTTCTTACCTGCCTCCTTACCCTCCCAACCCCCGCTCACTGATGTCTCTGTCAGACCATCAGTTCTAACACTACCAGTGTCCAACACCCCTCTAAAGAGAGACTTTTCTATGGGAAGCAAGGTGAAGGTGCTGCCCTCTCCCGACGAGGCTGACCTGTTTGGGTCTGTCCCTGCCCTAGCCCCAGTCCCCAAACTCGCCACAAAGACTACGGAGGGTGAGTTGACGccgaagaaagagaaagaagcgACCCCTCCGTCCCTTTTTGACGACCCCATGGGTGACTTGTTCCAGAAGGTCAAACCGAGGTCGGCGAAGGCCTCTTCCTTcctggaggaggatgaagagggtaTCTTTGTGCTGGGAAAGAGCTCTACTCCCACTACTAAAATTACTGCTGGAAGGAAAGTCACTAAGGCAGGAAGCAACTCTACTCCCAAACAGAACCTCTTGGTCATTATT GATGAAGCGGAGACGACCCCCAAAGCTCACAAAGACAAATCTCTGGATACCAGCCTGTTTGACGACAAAGTTGACATCTTTGCTGATTTGACGGCCACTTCAAAACCAAAAGAGAAGTTCAAGAAGGCGGAGACTAAGTCCATATTTCATGATGATATGG ATGACGTCTTCTCTCCCAGCACTGTGAAGCCAATGGCCAAGCAGCCTCCATCCAAGTTCAGGAAAAGCCCTCCCTCCCAGGACACCAGTGCAGCGGATGGCTTGGGCAACATCTTCGACGACCCTCTCGATGCTCTGGGTGGGAACTGA
- the LOC110530670 gene encoding WASH complex subunit 2C isoform X1 has protein sequence MFEFPSSDYLVNAAVDKPQKNMCARTSQNVEIINRTVLTGKPKSKQESTTLSKRMSGLPVGMANVPSKSNHTGKDGQVWERLWTLEEMRQTSANWSLAADSGLFLFLQDFSQRMLSKTHEIEKQLDGLIRDTKATDCCMHTVFNHFLMLSNTQFIENRVYDEEVEEEAVPKPEALERLPEQKTREQKEAQLIPKVQEAVNYGLMVLDSAFEQLDVKAGNSDSEDEEATDRVEPILEPKDLYVDRPLPYLIGSQLFMGQEDVGLGDLSSEEMSVDSDRDTVIVSEDGKDANQSDDDFDQDEEGPGTIKNKKLSMLSDEDEEGDSDIFGESDEDDDDRKNPRPSSFADELAARIKGEPISKPEGDRTSDEDDSEELFGPPKMEDEDFSPFGGKGGLFSGGRGLFDEGDLFSDPPKQPVAEEKITELVKPATKIPSGAVPIFPENSLFGTPNDSDSVEGRENGSLVKPIKTRTSAPRKTALGGLFDDEEDHFFTGESLNKSNSAGQEEPKQKTTVDLFGGGDEDGDIFSEMEEEEQIGPTIPKSQSKPEPTLQSKALLSIFVDEEDEDLFVSAKKSKSSQTEDATPQVKKPVSSALFSDDADHWMSSKHSAGKTGGMKSSDSNPYRLRSVKADPFDSLFDEYDDDLFAATKELSPKKPQRASLLFEDETEDGEDKGSLFVFTPAINNSSTLADPKAAAVASPALSRVHTDKPEVTASPPPVEKRRAEERAATGPEVQPLSSLLECSESKKKPVGAVSLFGGINVLGDRLGAAKQTKSPLDETDGDDFLSEGPPPMEKESKMKKNTVSLFDDEEGADWTVPISIPSKPATINTLKPAEERPHTKSSTGVFQDEELLFSHTQQRDNHPDVDIFATPDKFVRFRPSNASSSVKSRPSSVRSAAPTLFSNEDDLFSSVNPKALQPKVSAKPSKPGKDEPSLKPSVTEPVTGSETNLVINPVALLPGLSPSPAWTQSPSDGGLSFDRPVPVAVLQCANKVGQGSEGRAKGSIRRRPQTRAARQMSAQSSVDQKNQGEDPAGHSPTLPHPTQPSLALLNLTLPRPSLPNQAPTTGLPSFLPASLPSQPPLTDVSVRPSVLTLPVSNTPLKRDFSMGSKVKVLPSPDEADLFGSVPALAPVPKLATKTTEGELTPKKEKEATPPSLFDDPMGDLFQKVKPRSAKASSFLEEDEEGIFVLGKSSTPTTKITAGRKVTKAGSNSTPKQNLLVIIDEAETTPKAHKDKSLDTSLFDDKVDIFADLTATSKPKEKFKKAETKSIFHDDMDDVFSPSTVKPMAKQPPSKFRKSPPSQDTSAADGLGNIFDDPLDALGGN, from the exons ATGttcgagtttcctagttccgactaccTCGTGAACGCGGCAGTAGACAAGCCTCAAAAAAATATGTGTGCTCGAACGTCACAAAATGTCGAAATAATAAATCGTACTGTTTTGACGGGAAAGCCAAAGTCCAAACAGGAATCAACCACGCTGTCGAAAAGA ATGAGCGGGTTGCCGGTTGGCATGGCAAATGTCCCCAGCAAGAGCAATCACACAGGGAAGGATGGCCAGGTGTGGGAGAGACTCTGGACCTTGGAAGAGATGCGACAGACCAGCGCCAACTGGTCCCTGGCTGCAGACTCAGGA CTCTTCCTGTTCCTGCAAGACTTCTCCCAGAGGATGCTGTCAAAGACTCATGAGATAGAGAAGCAGCTGGATGGACTGATCAGAGACACCAAGGCCACAGACTGTTGCATGCACACCGTATTCAACCATTTCCTCATGCTCTCCAACACACAATTCATTGAAAAC AGAGTGTatgatgaggaggtggaggaggaggcggTGCCAAAGCCTGAGGCCTTGGAGAGACTGCCTGAGCAG AAGACTCGTGAGCAGAAGGAAGCCCAGCTGATTCCTAAGGTCCAGGAAGCAGTGAACTACGGTCTGATGGTGCTGGACTCTGCATTTGAGCAGCTAGACGTAAAGGCAGGAAACTCTGACTCGGAGGACGAGGAGGCCACAGACAGAGTGGAGCCCATACTGGAGCCCAAG GACCTGTATGTGGACAGGCCTTTACCATATCTGATTGGCTCTCAGCTCTTTATGGGGCAAGAAGACGTTGGACTGGGAGACCTCTCCAGTGAAG AAATGTCAGTCGACAGTGATCGCGACACCGTCATTGTGAGCGAAGATGGCAAAGATGCTAAC CAATCAGACGATGACTTCGACCAGGATGAGGAGGGGCCAGGCACCATTAAGAATAAG AAGTTGTCTATGTTGAGTGATGAGGACGAGGAGGGAGATTCAGACATATTCGGAGAATCAGACGAAGATGATGATGACAGAAAG AACCCAAGACCATCATCCTTTGCTGATGAGCTGGCCGCCAGAATCAAAGGGGAACCTATCAGCAAGCCAGAGGGAGATCGCACAT CTGATGAAGATGACAGCGAGGAGTTATTCGGGCCACCCAAGATGGAGGACGAGGACTTCTCTccgtttggaggaaaagggggccTCTTCAGTGGAGGGAGAGGACTGTTTGATGAG GGGGATCTGTTCTCTGATCCACCTAAACAGCCTGTAGCAGAGGAGAAGATCACAG AACTTGTCAAGCCTGCTACGAAGATTCCTTCAGGGGCTGTTCCAATTTTCCCAG AGAACAGCCTGTTTGGCACTCCTAATGACTCTGACTCAGTGGAGGGTAGAGAGAACGGCAGTCTAGTCAAACCCATCAAGACTCGGACATCAGCCCCTAGAAAGACCGCTTTAGGGGGGCTGTTTGACGATGAGGAGGATCACTTCTTCACCGGCGAAAGCCTTAATAAATCCAACTCAG CTGGACAGGAGGAACCCAAGCAGAAGACGACAGTGGATCTGTTTGGAGGAGGTGATGAGGATGGTGACATCTTCagtgagatggaggaggaagaacag ATAGGTCCAACCATCCCTAAGAGTCAGTCCAAGCCGGAACCGACACTTCAGAGCAAAGCTCTTCTGTCCATATTTGTTGACGAGGAGGATGAG GATCTGTTTGTGTCTGCGAAGAAGTCTAAATCAAGCCAAACTGAAGATGCCACACCACAAGTCAAGAAACCTGTCTCTAGTGCCCTCTTCAGTGATGACGCG GACCATTGGATGAGCTCCAAGCATAGTGCAGGAAAGACTGGAGGGATGAAGTCCAGTGATAGCAACCCTTATCGTCTACGCAGTGTCAAAGCAGATCCTTTCGACAGCCTGTTCGATGAGTATGATGACGATCTCTTTGCTGCTACCAAGGAGTTGAG TCCGAAGAAGCCACAGAGAGCGTCTCTCCTGTTTGAAGATGAGACTGAGGATGGTGAAGATAAGGGATCCCTCTTCGTCTTCACACCAGCCATCAACAACAGCTCTACTCTAGCTGACCCTAAA GCTGCTGCTGTGGCCTCCCCAGCCCTCTCACGGGTCCACACAGACAAACCTGAGGTGACGGCATCACCTCCCCCAGTGGAGAAGAGGCGTGCAGAGGAGAGGGCAGCGACGGGTCCTGAGGTACAGCCCCTGTCCTCTCTATTAGAGTGCAGTGAGAGTAAGAAGAAGCCAGTAGGGGCCGTCAGTCTGTTTGGAGGGATCAACGTGCTGGGAGACCGACTGGGAGCAGCCAAG CAGACTAAGAGCCCATTGGACGAGACGGATGGTGATGACTTCCTGTCTGAGGGCCCGCCCCCCATGGAAAAGGAGTCCAAAATGAAGAAGAACACCGTCAGTCTGTTTGATGATGAGGAGGGTGCTGACTGGACTGTCCCCATCTCCATACCTAGCAAACCAGCTACCATAAACACACTAAAG CCTGCAGAGGAGCGTCCTCATACCAAGAGCAGTACCGGGGTGTTCCAGGATGAGGAACTGCTCTTCAGTCACACTCAGCAGAGAGACAACCACCCTGACGTTGACATCTTCGCCACGCCTGACAAGTTTGTG AGGTTCAGGCCCAGTAATGCTAGTAGCTCAGTGAAGTCCAGGCCCAGCTCAGTGAGGTCGGCAGCCCCAACACTTTTTAGTAATGAAGATGACCTCTTCAGTTCTGTCAATCCCAAAGCTCTTCAGCCG AAAGTATCGGCGAAGCCCAGTAAACCCGGTAAAGACGAGCCATCCCTAAAACCTTCTGTCACAGAACCAGTCACAGGGAGTGAG ACCAACCTGGTGATCAACCCTGTTGCCCTCCTACCAGGCCTCAGCCCCAGTCCAGCATGGACCCAGTCCCCCAGCGACGGAGGGCTTAGCTTCGACCGCCCTGTACCGGTGGCTGTGCTACAGTGTGCCAACAAGGTTGGtcaagggtcagag GGTCGAGCTAAAGGCTCCATCCGCCGCAGGCCCCAGACCAGGGCAGCACGGCAGATGTCAGCACAGAGCTCCGTGGACCAGAAAAACCAGGGAGAGGACCCGGCCGGACACAGCCCAACCCTACCTCATCCAACCCAGCCTAGTTTGGCACTACTTAACTTAACCCTGCCCCGGCCTAGTCTACCCAACCAAGCCCCAACCACTGGCTTACCCTCCTTCTTACCTGCCTCCTTACCCTCCCAACCCCCGCTCACTGATGTCTCTGTCAGACCATCAGTTCTAACACTACCAGTGTCCAACACCCCTCTAAAGAGAGACTTTTCTATGGGAAGCAAGGTGAAGGTGCTGCCCTCTCCCGACGAGGCTGACCTGTTTGGGTCTGTCCCTGCCCTAGCCCCAGTCCCCAAACTCGCCACAAAGACTACGGAGGGTGAGTTGACGccgaagaaagagaaagaagcgACCCCTCCGTCCCTTTTTGACGACCCCATGGGTGACTTGTTCCAGAAGGTCAAACCGAGGTCGGCGAAGGCCTCTTCCTTcctggaggaggatgaagagggtaTCTTTGTGCTGGGAAAGAGCTCTACTCCCACTACTAAAATTACTGCTGGAAGGAAAGTCACTAAGGCAGGAAGCAACTCTACTCCCAAACAGAACCTCTTGGTCATTATT GATGAAGCGGAGACGACCCCCAAAGCTCACAAAGACAAATCTCTGGATACCAGCCTGTTTGACGACAAAGTTGACATCTTTGCTGATTTGACGGCCACTTCAAAACCAAAAGAGAAGTTCAAGAAGGCGGAGACTAAGTCCATATTTCATGATGATATGG ATGACGTCTTCTCTCCCAGCACTGTGAAGCCAATGGCCAAGCAGCCTCCATCCAAGTTCAGGAAAAGCCCTCCCTCCCAGGACACCAGTGCAGCGGATGGCTTGGGCAACATCTTCGACGACCCTCTCGATGCTCTGGGTGGGAACTGA